From a single Melospiza georgiana isolate bMelGeo1 chromosome 5, bMelGeo1.pri, whole genome shotgun sequence genomic region:
- the LAP3 gene encoding cytosol aminopeptidase has protein sequence MLLPCVRSGAARRLARDVPRACSCSAQGPSPRGYSRDTAGKGLVLGVYSSEKGDGAAQFTSAGDAFDRLVSGKLRALLSLCGPPLKKGKTRIFHGLHQDFPSVVVVGLGKKNAGINEQENWNEGKENIRTAVAVGCRQIQDLEIPCVEVDPCGDAQAAAEGAVLGLHEYNELKQKKKPVVTPQLHGSAESQAWQKGVTYAEGQNLARYLMEAPANYITPIKFAEHIEQKLRTFSNVKVHIRPESWITTQEMGAFLSVAKGSAEPPIFLEIHYLGSANTDDSPLVFVGKGVTFDSGGISLKPSSGMDAMRADMGGAATVCSAIVTAAALNLPLNIIGLAPLCENMPSGKANKPGDVVRAKNGKTIQVDNTDAEGRLLLADALCYAHNFNARAIVNAATLTGAMDVALGSAATGVFTNSSWLWTHLYEASILTGDRVWRMPLFEHYTKQVTDCPLADVSNIGKYSRAGGACTAAAFLKEFVTASHWAHLDIAGVMSNKDEVPYLRKGMAGRPTRTLVEFAARLSQDTHSAK, from the exons ATGCTGCTGCCCTGCGTGCGGAGCGGGGCTGCGCGCCGCCTCGCCCGGGACGTGCCGCGGGCCTGCAGCTGCTCGGCGCAGGGCCCCTCGCCGCGGGGCTACAGCCGTGACACGGCCGGGAAG GGTCTTGTTCTGGGAGTCTACTCTAGTGAAAAGGGCGATGGTGCTGCCCAGTTCACTAGTGCGGGAGATGCTTTTGATAGGCTTGTGTCCGGAAAGCTGAGAGCACTTCTCTCCCT atgTGGGCCACCTCTGAAGAAAGGCAAAACACGTATATTTCATGGTTTGCATCAG GACTTTCCAAGTGTGGTGGTAGTTGGCTTGGGTAAGAAGAATGCTGGAATAAACGAACAAGAAAACTGGAATgaaggcaaagaaaacatccGTACGGCTGTTGCAG TTGGCTGCAGGCAGATCCAGGACCTGGAGATCCCTTGTGTGGAAGTTGACCCCTGTGGAGATGCACAAGCAGCTGCAGAAGGTGCTGTCCTTGGATTGCATGAATATAACGAGctgaagcaaaaaaagaaacctgtAGTTACTCCTCAGCTTCATGGAAG TGCTGAAAGTCAAGCCTGGCAAAAAGGTGTTACCTACGCTGAGGGGCAGAACCTCGCTCGGTACCTCATGGAGGCTCCAGCTAATTATATAACTCCAATCAAATTTGCTGAACATATTGAACAGAAGCTCAGAACTTTCAGCAATGTGAAGGTCCACATAAG ACCAGAGTCTTGGATAACAACACAAGAGATGGGAGCATTCCTGAGTGTAGCTAAGGGTTCAGCTGAACCTCCCATCTTTCTGGAGATTCACTATTTAGGGAGTGCCAATACAGATGACTCCCCATTGGTATTTGTAGGAAAAGGAGTTACATTTGACAG CGGTGGCATTTCACTGAAGCCGTCGTCGGGCATGGATGCGATGAGAGCAGACATGGGAGGGGCAGCAACTGTCTGCTCAGCCattgtgacagcagcagctctaaaTCTGCCTTTGAACATAATTG gTTTGGCACCCCTCTGTGAAAATATGCCCAGTGGTAAGGCGAACAAGCCTGGCGATGTAGTTAGAGCCAAGAATGGAAAAACAATACAG GTAGATAACACAGATGCAGAAGGAAGACTGCTGTTAGCTGATGCTCTCTGTTATGCCCACAATTTTAATGCAAGGGCTATTGTGAATGCTGCAACATTAACAG GTGCCATGGATGTTGCATTGGGATCTGCTGCGACTGGAGTGTTCACAAACTCATCTTGGCTTTGGACTCACCTCTATGAG gccaGCATTTTGACAGGGGACAGAGTTTGGAGGATGCCTCTTTTTGAGCATTACACAAAACAAGTCACAGACTGTCCTCTTGCAGATGTGAGCAACATTGGAAAGTACAGCAG GGCTGGAGGAGCATGCACAGCTGCTGCATTCCTGAAGGAGTTTGTGACTGCCTCTCACTGGGCTCATTTGGATATAGCTGGGGTCATGTCCAACAAGGATGAGGTGCCGTACCTGCGCAAGGGCATGGCGGGGCGGCCCACCAGGACGCTCGTTGAGTTTGCAGCTCGATTAAGTCAAGACACTCACAGTGCCAAATAA
- the MED28 gene encoding mediator of RNA polymerase II transcription subunit 28, which produces MAGALGGMFGSQAPGPPPPGPPGPPGLIPPPAGPRNPNSTLVDELEASFEACFASLVSQDYVNGTDQEEIRTGVDQCIQKFLDVARQTECFFLQKRLQLSVQKPEQVIKEDVSELRNELQRKEALIQKHLSKLRHWQQVLEDISVQHKKPAEMPQGPLAYLEQASANIPAPMKQT; this is translated from the exons aTGGCGGGCGCGCTGGGCGGAATGTTCGGCTCCCaggccccggggccgccgccgccgggcccgcccggcccgcccggcctCATCCCGCCGCCCGCGGGGCCGCGCAACCCCAACAGCACCCTGGTGGACGAGCTGGAAGCGTCCTTTGAG GCCTGCTTCGCCTCGCTGGTGAGCCAGGACTACGTGAACGGCACGGACCAGGAGGAGATCCGCACCG GTGTTGATCAGTGCATCCAAAAGTTTTTGGATGTTGCAAGACAAACTGAATGCTTTTTTCTACAAAAAAGACTGCAGCTATCAGTCCAGAAACCAGAACAAGTAATTAAAGAG GATGTTTCAGAATTAAGAAATgaattgcagagaaaagaagcatTAATTCAGAAGCATCTGAGTAAACTGCGACACTGGCAGCAGGTCCTGGAAGACATCAGTGTACAGCACAAAAAGCCTGCAGAAATGCCTCAAGGTCCATTAGCTTACCTAGAACAAGCATCTGCAAACATTCCTGCTCCAATGAAGCAAACATAA